In Carya illinoinensis cultivar Pawnee chromosome 10, C.illinoinensisPawnee_v1, whole genome shotgun sequence, one DNA window encodes the following:
- the LOC122278097 gene encoding G-type lectin S-receptor-like serine/threonine-protein kinase B120 isoform X1, with protein MSLRCEMGITTTNQVGVLLSFFFISYFLSLFCHAANLSTQGNSIKDGQTVKSEGENFELGFFGNSSARYVGIWYSIPEPSVIWVANREKPISDKSGVLSIGENGNLTVFDGNNVSVWSSNVSIASTNTTAKLDHSGNLILSGSDNKVYWESFNVSTDTFLPGMKVKVNAEEGENRFFTSWKSADDPSAGAYSMGIDPRASPQIVIWEGENRRWRSGHWDRQIFSGVPNMTGSYLYGFGLSDSENGSRYFTYTPINTTDKLKFRIRWDGYEEQLRWDEYKGDGGEWTLIQYQPSNDCDFYNKCGDFGVCSAADSPNICKCMKGFVPRNADQWNRGNWSGGCVRRTELQCQREISNVTGENDGEDGFFDLPCMKLPDFADLETLGFTEDCSDKCLKNCSCTAYTNVNGIGCMIWKGDLVDVQHFKRGGNTLHIRLAHSELGGKNKLSTLVIIIIVVAGVLVLGVFVFLLWRFKTKQKVLPTVSSTSCRKSHHDLPIFERSTSRELSTDLSGSVDVTIEGDQASRPELPLFNFNCVITATDNFCEENKLGEGGFGAVYKGNIPGGQEIAVKRLSRRSTQGLDEFKNEIILLAKLQHRNLVRLLGCCIQGEEKMLIYEYMPNKSLDCFLFDPTKQTILDWRKRFTIIEGIARGLLYLHRDSRLRIIHRDLKASNILLDEDMNPKISDFGMARIFGGNQDEANTNRVVGTYGYMSPEYAMEGLFSVKSDVYSFGVLLLEIVSGRRNTSFRLSEYSSLIGYVWHLWNEEKAMELVDPSIRDSCPRDEALRCIQVGMLCVQDSATLRPTMSSVVLMLESEAVTLPLPRQPNFTSMRGSFVDTESHTAGHEIASSNDLTVTMVFGR; from the exons ATGAGTCTCCGTTGTGAGATGGGTATAACGACTACAAATCAAGTTGGTGTTCTGTTGTCGTTCTTTTTCATttcctattttctttctttgttttgccatgCGGCCAATTTAAGCACACAAGGCAACTCCATAAAAGACGGCCAAACTGTGAAATCAGAGGGTGAGAACTTCGAACTGGGATTCTTCGGAAATTCATCTGCACGATATGTTGGAATATGGTATTCCATTCCGGAACCATCTGTGATATGGGTTGCAAACAGAGAAAAACCGATATCCGATAAATCAGGGGTGTTAAGCATCGGAGAAAATGGGAATTTGACGGTTTTCGATGGAAATAACGTTTCAGTATGGTCAAGTAATGTTTCAATCGCATCAACAAACACAACAGCTAAACTTGATCATTCAGGAAACCTCATCCTCTCCGGCAGTGACAATAAGGTGTATTGGGAGAGCTTCAATGTTTCGACAGACACATTTTTGCCTGGTATGAAAGTCAAAGTGAATGCTGAAGAGGGTGAGAATCGTTTTTTCACTTCATGGAAATCTGCCGATGATCCTTCAGCAGGAGCCTACTCCATGGGGATTGATCCTCGAGCCTCGCCACAGATAGTGATATGGGAAGGAGAGAATAGGCGGTGGAGAAGCGGGCATTGGGATAGACAAATATTTTCAGGTGTTCCAAACATGACAGGAAGCTATTTGTATGGTTTTGGACTCTCCGATTCAGAAAATGGAAGCCGGTATTTCACTTATACCCCAATAAACACTACAGATAAGTTGAAGTTTCGGATACGTTGGGATGGATACGAAGAGCAGCTTAGATGGGATGAATATAAGGGGGATGGAGGAGAGTGGACTCTTATTCAATATCAACCATCCAACGATTGCGATTTCTATAACAAATGTGGTGATTTTGGGGTTTGTAGTGCAGCAGATTCACCAAATATTTGCAAGTGTATGAAAGGGTTCGTTCCAAGGAACGCAGATCAATGGAATAGGGGGAATTGGTCAGGTGGGTGTGTAAGGAGGACTGAATTGCAGTGTCAGAGAGAGATTAGCAACGTCACAGGGGAAAATGATGGAGAAGATGGGTTTTTTGACTTACCGTGCATGAAGTTGCCTGATTTTGCTGATTTAGAGACGTTGGGTTTCACCGAGGATTGTTCGGACAAGTGTCTGAAGAACTGTTCTTGTACTGCGTACACAAATGTTAACGGGATTGGATGCATGATATGGAAGGGAGACTTGGTTGATGTTCAGCACTTTAAAAGAGGAGGGAATACCCTGCACATCCGTCTTGCGCATTCTGAACTAG GTGGCAAGAACAAACTATCCACCCTTGTGATTATAATAATTGTTGTGGCTGGAGTACTGGTACTTGGAGTATTCGTATTCTTGCTGTGGAGgttcaaaacaaaacagaaag ttttgccCACAGTTTCCTCCACTTCATGTCGCAAGTCCCATCATGACTTGCCAATCTTTGAAAGGAGCACAAGTAGAGAACTTTCTACTGATCTTTCAGGATCAGTTGATGTTACCATTGAAGGAGATCAAGCAAGTAGGCCAGAATTACCATTGTTCAACTTCAATTGTGTGATAACTGCTACTGACAACTTTTGTGAAGAAAACAAGCTTGGGGAAGGAGGATTTGGTGCTGTCTATAAG GGGAACATTCCTGGGGGGCAAGAAATAGCTGTAAAGAGGCTTTCAAGACGATCTACTCAAGGCTTGGATGAATTTAAGAATGAGATTATACTGCTTGCCAAATTACAACATAGAAATCTTGTCAGATTATTGGGCTGCTGCATtcaaggagaagaaaagatgtTGATCTATGAATACATGCCAAACAAAAGCTTGGATTGCTTTCTATTTG ACCCAACCAAGCAAACAATACTAGATTGGAGGAAACGTTTCACAATTATTGAAGGGATTGCTAGAGGACTCCTGTATCTCCACCGAGATTCAAGGCTAAGAATAATTCATCGGGATCTAAAGGCAAGCAACATTTTGTTGGATGAAGACATGAATCCAAAGATTTCAGACTTTGGGATGGCAAGGATATTCGGGGGAAACCAAGATGAAGCGAATACAAACCGAGTTGTGGGCACCTA CGGCTACATGTCTCCCGAATATGCAATGGAAGGTTTATTCTCAGTGAAGTCAGATGTCTATAGTTTTGGTGTATTATTACTAGAGATTGTAAGTGGCCGGAGGAACACTAGCTTTCGTTTATCTGAATACTCGAGCCTTATTGGATAT GTATGGCATCTTTGGAATGAAGAGAAGGCAATGGAGCTCGTTGATCCTTCTATTAGGGATTCATGCCCTCGAGATGAAGCGTTGAGATGCATACAAGTGGGGATGCTGTGTGTCCAAGATTCTGCAACTCTGAGACCAACAATGTCATCTGTTGTGTTAATGCTAGAGAGTGAAGCTGTGACTCTTCCTCTGCCTAGACAACCTAATTTCACTTCAATGAGGGGCAGCTTTGTGGATACAGAGTCCCATACAGCAGGCCATGAAATTGCATCCTCCAATGATTTAACGGTTACAATGGTTTTTGGAAGATag
- the LOC122278097 gene encoding G-type lectin S-receptor-like serine/threonine-protein kinase B120 isoform X2: MSLRCEMGITTTNQVGVLLSFFFISYFLSLFCHAANLSTQGNSIKDGQTVKSEGENFELGFFGNSSARYVGIWYSIPEPSVIWVANREKPISDKSGVLSIGENGNLTVFDGNNVSVWSSNVSIASTNTTAKLDHSGNLILSGSDNKVYWESFNVSTDTFLPGMKVKVNAEEGENRFFTSWKSADDPSAGAYSMGIDPRASPQIVIWEGENRRWRSGHWDRQIFSGVPNMTGSYLYGFGLSDSENGSRYFTYTPINTTDKLKFRIRWDGYEEQLRWDEYKGDGGEWTLIQYQPSNDCDFYNKCGDFGVCSAADSPNICKCMKGFVPRNADQWNRGNWSGGCVRRTELQCQREISNVTGENDGEDGFFDLPCMKLPDFADLETLGFTEDCSDKCLKNCSCTAYTNVNGIGCMIWKGDLVDVQHFKRGGNTLHIRLAHSELGGKNKLSTLVIIIIVVAGVLVLGVFVFLLWRFKTKQKVSSTSCRKSHHDLPIFERSTSRELSTDLSGSVDVTIEGDQASRPELPLFNFNCVITATDNFCEENKLGEGGFGAVYKGNIPGGQEIAVKRLSRRSTQGLDEFKNEIILLAKLQHRNLVRLLGCCIQGEEKMLIYEYMPNKSLDCFLFDPTKQTILDWRKRFTIIEGIARGLLYLHRDSRLRIIHRDLKASNILLDEDMNPKISDFGMARIFGGNQDEANTNRVVGTYGYMSPEYAMEGLFSVKSDVYSFGVLLLEIVSGRRNTSFRLSEYSSLIGYVWHLWNEEKAMELVDPSIRDSCPRDEALRCIQVGMLCVQDSATLRPTMSSVVLMLESEAVTLPLPRQPNFTSMRGSFVDTESHTAGHEIASSNDLTVTMVFGR, from the exons ATGAGTCTCCGTTGTGAGATGGGTATAACGACTACAAATCAAGTTGGTGTTCTGTTGTCGTTCTTTTTCATttcctattttctttctttgttttgccatgCGGCCAATTTAAGCACACAAGGCAACTCCATAAAAGACGGCCAAACTGTGAAATCAGAGGGTGAGAACTTCGAACTGGGATTCTTCGGAAATTCATCTGCACGATATGTTGGAATATGGTATTCCATTCCGGAACCATCTGTGATATGGGTTGCAAACAGAGAAAAACCGATATCCGATAAATCAGGGGTGTTAAGCATCGGAGAAAATGGGAATTTGACGGTTTTCGATGGAAATAACGTTTCAGTATGGTCAAGTAATGTTTCAATCGCATCAACAAACACAACAGCTAAACTTGATCATTCAGGAAACCTCATCCTCTCCGGCAGTGACAATAAGGTGTATTGGGAGAGCTTCAATGTTTCGACAGACACATTTTTGCCTGGTATGAAAGTCAAAGTGAATGCTGAAGAGGGTGAGAATCGTTTTTTCACTTCATGGAAATCTGCCGATGATCCTTCAGCAGGAGCCTACTCCATGGGGATTGATCCTCGAGCCTCGCCACAGATAGTGATATGGGAAGGAGAGAATAGGCGGTGGAGAAGCGGGCATTGGGATAGACAAATATTTTCAGGTGTTCCAAACATGACAGGAAGCTATTTGTATGGTTTTGGACTCTCCGATTCAGAAAATGGAAGCCGGTATTTCACTTATACCCCAATAAACACTACAGATAAGTTGAAGTTTCGGATACGTTGGGATGGATACGAAGAGCAGCTTAGATGGGATGAATATAAGGGGGATGGAGGAGAGTGGACTCTTATTCAATATCAACCATCCAACGATTGCGATTTCTATAACAAATGTGGTGATTTTGGGGTTTGTAGTGCAGCAGATTCACCAAATATTTGCAAGTGTATGAAAGGGTTCGTTCCAAGGAACGCAGATCAATGGAATAGGGGGAATTGGTCAGGTGGGTGTGTAAGGAGGACTGAATTGCAGTGTCAGAGAGAGATTAGCAACGTCACAGGGGAAAATGATGGAGAAGATGGGTTTTTTGACTTACCGTGCATGAAGTTGCCTGATTTTGCTGATTTAGAGACGTTGGGTTTCACCGAGGATTGTTCGGACAAGTGTCTGAAGAACTGTTCTTGTACTGCGTACACAAATGTTAACGGGATTGGATGCATGATATGGAAGGGAGACTTGGTTGATGTTCAGCACTTTAAAAGAGGAGGGAATACCCTGCACATCCGTCTTGCGCATTCTGAACTAG GTGGCAAGAACAAACTATCCACCCTTGTGATTATAATAATTGTTGTGGCTGGAGTACTGGTACTTGGAGTATTCGTATTCTTGCTGTGGAGgttcaaaacaaaacagaaag TTTCCTCCACTTCATGTCGCAAGTCCCATCATGACTTGCCAATCTTTGAAAGGAGCACAAGTAGAGAACTTTCTACTGATCTTTCAGGATCAGTTGATGTTACCATTGAAGGAGATCAAGCAAGTAGGCCAGAATTACCATTGTTCAACTTCAATTGTGTGATAACTGCTACTGACAACTTTTGTGAAGAAAACAAGCTTGGGGAAGGAGGATTTGGTGCTGTCTATAAG GGGAACATTCCTGGGGGGCAAGAAATAGCTGTAAAGAGGCTTTCAAGACGATCTACTCAAGGCTTGGATGAATTTAAGAATGAGATTATACTGCTTGCCAAATTACAACATAGAAATCTTGTCAGATTATTGGGCTGCTGCATtcaaggagaagaaaagatgtTGATCTATGAATACATGCCAAACAAAAGCTTGGATTGCTTTCTATTTG ACCCAACCAAGCAAACAATACTAGATTGGAGGAAACGTTTCACAATTATTGAAGGGATTGCTAGAGGACTCCTGTATCTCCACCGAGATTCAAGGCTAAGAATAATTCATCGGGATCTAAAGGCAAGCAACATTTTGTTGGATGAAGACATGAATCCAAAGATTTCAGACTTTGGGATGGCAAGGATATTCGGGGGAAACCAAGATGAAGCGAATACAAACCGAGTTGTGGGCACCTA CGGCTACATGTCTCCCGAATATGCAATGGAAGGTTTATTCTCAGTGAAGTCAGATGTCTATAGTTTTGGTGTATTATTACTAGAGATTGTAAGTGGCCGGAGGAACACTAGCTTTCGTTTATCTGAATACTCGAGCCTTATTGGATAT GTATGGCATCTTTGGAATGAAGAGAAGGCAATGGAGCTCGTTGATCCTTCTATTAGGGATTCATGCCCTCGAGATGAAGCGTTGAGATGCATACAAGTGGGGATGCTGTGTGTCCAAGATTCTGCAACTCTGAGACCAACAATGTCATCTGTTGTGTTAATGCTAGAGAGTGAAGCTGTGACTCTTCCTCTGCCTAGACAACCTAATTTCACTTCAATGAGGGGCAGCTTTGTGGATACAGAGTCCCATACAGCAGGCCATGAAATTGCATCCTCCAATGATTTAACGGTTACAATGGTTTTTGGAAGATag